In one window of Maribacter sp. BPC-D8 DNA:
- a CDS encoding exonuclease domain-containing protein, protein MPERKFAIISMTTFGYKPNPLRIVQLTISKLKGEYYEPIFQTNINPEERIPAYIQQKTGLTDSILLQAPTFAEIANTILRELDDHILVGHNASFLHYALQSEFKYLGYSFKTPQLCTVRLAKKLIPNMTSYELPYLSNVLNIPYTASSNLNDDNAAVAILFQRLILLDDDELVISKFLEPKAEKENIAPKNIAYQKLNSLPNSPGIYKFQNQRSEVVYVGKAKDIKKRVLSHFYNSSEKEITLCDATYHIDFEPTGSELIALLREADLIDKLDPQFNYIQKKSYVTYHIVPQKNRKGILQLKIERRPFEHSPTEIFLKRGDAIKRLLELTKKFRLCPLQTGLKSKLGRCTHGEYNECDGICTGDEELRLYNEKVENALDYLNNENDNYVLFEKGRTKEERGFVLILHGVYQGFGFLDNSKSVSSLEDLKDMLNPKKHSYHTAKIISSYTQRNPWKIKPLETAGIH, encoded by the coding sequence ATGCCAGAAAGAAAATTTGCCATTATTTCGATGACCACTTTTGGTTACAAACCAAACCCTTTAAGAATAGTTCAGCTGACTATAAGTAAACTTAAAGGTGAATACTACGAACCTATATTTCAAACGAACATTAACCCCGAAGAACGTATACCGGCTTACATTCAACAAAAAACAGGCTTGACCGATAGTATATTACTCCAAGCACCTACGTTCGCAGAAATTGCCAATACCATTTTAAGAGAACTTGATGACCACATATTGGTGGGTCATAATGCATCATTTCTACATTATGCCTTACAATCTGAATTCAAATATTTGGGGTACTCCTTTAAAACTCCCCAACTATGTACCGTGCGATTGGCTAAGAAGCTGATACCGAATATGACCAGTTATGAATTACCTTATTTGAGCAATGTCCTGAATATTCCGTACACAGCATCAAGTAATTTAAATGATGACAATGCTGCCGTTGCCATACTATTTCAAAGATTGATTTTGCTTGATGATGACGAATTGGTCATCTCTAAGTTCTTAGAACCTAAAGCTGAGAAAGAAAATATAGCACCCAAAAACATAGCCTATCAAAAACTAAACTCTTTACCTAACTCCCCAGGCATTTATAAGTTTCAGAACCAAAGAAGTGAAGTGGTTTACGTGGGCAAGGCTAAGGATATTAAAAAAAGGGTATTGAGCCATTTCTATAACTCGAGCGAGAAAGAAATAACACTTTGCGATGCTACTTACCATATAGATTTTGAACCTACCGGCAGCGAACTAATCGCCTTGTTGCGAGAAGCGGATCTAATCGATAAATTAGATCCACAGTTTAATTATATTCAAAAGAAAAGTTATGTCACCTATCATATCGTACCCCAAAAGAACAGAAAAGGCATACTGCAACTAAAGATTGAAAGAAGACCTTTTGAGCACTCGCCCACAGAAATATTCTTAAAGCGAGGTGACGCTATTAAACGTTTATTGGAACTGACTAAAAAGTTTAGATTATGCCCCTTACAAACAGGATTAAAAAGTAAGTTAGGAAGATGCACCCATGGGGAATATAATGAATGTGATGGCATCTGTACTGGTGATGAAGAATTGAGACTGTATAATGAGAAGGTTGAAAACGCTTTAGATTATCTCAACAACGAAAATGATAATTACGTCCTTTTTGAAAAAGGACGTACTAAAGAAGAACGTGGTTTTGTCTTAATTCTGCACGGGGTTTATCAAGGTTTTGGTTTCCTCGATAATTCTAAATCCGTATCAAGTCTAGAGGATTTAAAAGATATGCTCAACCCGAAAAAGCATTCTTATCATACTGCTAAGATCATTTCAAGTTATACCCAGCGAAATCCATGGAAAATTAAACCTTTGGAAACTGCGGGTATTCATTAA
- a CDS encoding sulfatase, with protein MKTYIVKIIFITIIVGFYSCDSKQKEVAKTTIQVSERPNIILFVSDDHGTDAIGAYGNTKIKTPNLDKLATEGTVFTNAYCTSASCAASRSVILTGLFGHATGSYGHVHDYHHFSTYDSIRSLPVLLSNAGYETARIGKYHVAPEKVYHFNQVLEADPRNTVEMAQQCADVLNSDKPFFLYFCTDDPHRGDPFEPDPWDAPNSFGNKKEGYKDVETITYDPKDVVVPDFLPDTKQTREEIAEYYQSISRIDQGFGKLMQMLQETGKADNTIVFYISDNGMAFPGAKTTVYEPGINLPCIIKDPTKNSKGSISDAMISWVDLTPTILDMAKITFEPDNFHGSSFNDIIGKDEFEGWDEIYASHTFHEITMYYPMRVVRNKNYKLIWNIAYPLEYPFASDLWASSTWQAIYRNDLEYFGPKTVKEYLFRPEFELYDLDKDPAESKNLATQEEFKVILETMKDKMKAFQAKTNDPWMIMWDHDTSLQGNGVNL; from the coding sequence ATGAAAACGTACATCGTTAAAATTATTTTTATTACAATCATTGTCGGTTTCTATAGTTGTGACTCTAAACAAAAAGAAGTTGCTAAAACTACTATTCAGGTTTCTGAAAGACCAAATATTATTCTTTTTGTTTCTGACGATCATGGCACAGACGCCATTGGTGCGTATGGCAATACAAAGATAAAAACTCCGAATTTAGATAAATTAGCAACTGAAGGGACTGTCTTTACAAATGCCTATTGCACAAGTGCAAGTTGCGCTGCTAGTCGCTCTGTGATACTTACCGGATTATTTGGTCATGCTACTGGATCATACGGTCATGTACATGATTATCATCATTTCAGCACCTATGACTCTATTAGATCACTACCAGTATTATTAAGCAATGCAGGGTATGAAACTGCTAGAATTGGTAAATATCATGTTGCACCAGAAAAGGTATATCATTTCAATCAAGTTTTAGAAGCAGACCCAAGAAACACAGTAGAAATGGCACAACAATGTGCTGATGTTTTAAATTCTGACAAGCCTTTCTTCTTGTATTTCTGTACCGATGACCCTCACAGAGGTGATCCTTTTGAACCAGACCCATGGGATGCACCTAATAGCTTTGGAAATAAAAAGGAGGGGTATAAAGATGTAGAAACTATTACATACGACCCAAAAGACGTTGTAGTACCTGATTTTTTACCAGATACGAAACAAACAAGAGAAGAAATTGCAGAATACTACCAAAGCATCTCGCGCATTGACCAAGGTTTCGGGAAATTAATGCAAATGCTGCAAGAAACAGGAAAAGCTGATAATACTATTGTTTTTTATATATCCGATAACGGTATGGCGTTTCCGGGAGCTAAAACCACGGTTTACGAACCAGGTATTAATCTACCGTGTATCATTAAAGACCCCACAAAAAATAGTAAGGGTTCAATAAGTGATGCCATGATTTCATGGGTTGATTTGACACCTACTATTCTTGATATGGCTAAAATAACTTTCGAACCAGATAATTTTCATGGAAGTTCATTTAATGACATCATCGGAAAAGATGAATTTGAAGGTTGGGATGAGATTTATGCCTCGCATACCTTTCATGAGATTACAATGTATTATCCTATGCGTGTGGTACGAAATAAAAACTATAAACTAATTTGGAATATTGCTTATCCATTAGAATATCCGTTTGCATCAGACCTATGGGCGTCATCAACATGGCAAGCCATCTATAGAAATGACCTTGAATATTTTGGACCAAAAACTGTAAAGGAGTATTTATTTAGACCTGAATTTGAGCTCTACGATTTAGATAAAGACCCTGCCGAATCAAAAAATTTAGCAACCCAAGAAGAGTTTAAAGTCATTTTAGAAACTATGAAAGATAAAATGAAAGCATTTCAAGCAAAAACAAACGACCCCTGGATGATTATGTGGGACCATGATACATCATTACAAGGAAACGGAGTTAATTTATAG